The following are from one region of the Yoonia sp. R2331 genome:
- a CDS encoding arylesterase translates to MTIAATSAQAEPVVVAALGDSLTAGYGLDTADGLVPQLQRWLDAQGAEVTVINAGLSGDTTAGGLARVDWTLTDDVDGMIVALGANDYLRGLPPTLVRDNLDGILAAAKAKGVATLLVGLDVGANYGADYKAEFDAIYPDLSKTHDVPLVPSFFAALIEEAGQEGLLGYLQGDGLHPTAEGVAVIVAALGPAVLDFAEGIE, encoded by the coding sequence ATGACAATTGCCGCAACTTCGGCGCAGGCGGAACCTGTCGTCGTCGCCGCATTGGGCGATAGCCTGACAGCGGGCTATGGACTGGATACCGCAGACGGGTTGGTCCCGCAGTTGCAGCGTTGGCTGGACGCGCAGGGCGCAGAGGTCACGGTGATCAATGCAGGGCTGTCGGGCGACACCACGGCGGGCGGGCTCGCGCGGGTTGACTGGACGCTGACCGACGACGTTGATGGCATGATCGTCGCACTGGGGGCCAACGACTATCTGCGGGGTCTGCCGCCGACCCTCGTGCGGGACAATCTGGATGGCATTCTGGCCGCAGCAAAGGCTAAGGGTGTCGCAACACTGTTGGTCGGGCTGGACGTTGGTGCGAACTATGGCGCTGATTACAAAGCGGAATTTGACGCAATATACCCTGACCTGTCAAAGACTCATGACGTACCCTTGGTGCCATCCTTTTTCGCCGCGCTGATTGAAGAGGCCGGGCAAGAGGGCTTGTTGGGCTATCTGCAAGGCGACGGTCTACACCCTACGGCAGAGGGGGTCGCGGTCATTGTCGCGGCACTGGGCCCGGCCGTGTTGGATTTCGCGGAAGGGATCGAGTGA
- a CDS encoding ABC transporter ATP-binding protein — MTEPVLSLTDASLSLMGNAGRVDILHDISLDVSKGETLGLVGPSGSGKSSLLMLMGGLETATAGAVAALGQDLTTMNEDQLARFRRDNMGVVFQSFHLIPTMTALENVATPLELAGHRDAFDRAAAELDAVGLADRADHYPSQMSGGEQQRVALARASAPRPKILLADEPTGNLDETNGQAIMQLLFDLRDRHGATLVMVTHSRELAARCDRVIPLRDGRIDTARQAA; from the coding sequence ATGACTGAACCCGTCCTCTCGCTGACCGATGCCTCATTGTCCCTGATGGGCAACGCGGGTCGGGTCGACATCCTGCACGACATCTCACTGGATGTGTCCAAGGGCGAAACGCTGGGGTTGGTGGGGCCAAGTGGGTCGGGCAAATCGTCTCTCCTGATGCTGATGGGCGGTCTGGAAACTGCCACCGCGGGGGCTGTTGCCGCCCTAGGTCAGGACCTGACCACAATGAACGAAGACCAGCTTGCCCGCTTTCGCAGGGATAATATGGGGGTGGTGTTTCAGTCTTTCCACCTGATCCCTACCATGACCGCTTTGGAAAACGTGGCAACCCCGCTTGAATTGGCCGGGCACCGCGATGCCTTTGATCGCGCGGCGGCAGAACTGGACGCCGTGGGGCTGGCAGACCGCGCCGACCATTACCCTAGTCAAATGTCGGGGGGTGAGCAGCAGCGCGTTGCCCTCGCCCGCGCCTCTGCCCCACGCCCGAAGATTCTGTTGGCGGATGAGCCTACCGGCAATCTGGATGAAACCAACGGCCAAGCCATCATGCAGCTGTTGTTCGATCTGCGCGACCGCCATGGTGCGACGCTGGTGATGGTCACCCACAGCCGAGAGCTTGCCGCCCGTTGCGACCGCGTGATCCCGCTGCGCGATGGCCGCATCGACACCGCTCGGCAAGCGGCATGA
- a CDS encoding ABC transporter permease gives MSLRLAATFARRELRGGLRGFRVFLACLALGVAAIAAVGTVRAGISAGLTEKGAELLGGDVEARFTYRFASPLERAFFEDISDNIAEVVDFRSMAVVGDGADAERGLTQVMAVDSQYPLIGQVQLDPDIPLHDAFADKGGVMERVLADRLGLAPGDTFRLGSTDFTLRAILQRYPDNASGGFGLGPRTIVRTADLDESGLIAEGTLFETQYRLDLPPDADLDAMQALAQETLPDAGLRWRDSRRGAGGTERFIDRIGAFLILVGLSGLAVGGVGVSAAVRAYLAGKTGTIATLKTLGATRRTIFLTYFLQIGALTLLGITIGLLLGGGIPVLLAPLIEASLPVPANFTFNPAPLAEAAIYGLLAALIFTLWPLARTDDIRAATLFRDAFASGAALPRWPYLVATLALVAALLGLAAWFSGTVWLTLWTAGGITGALAILILAALAIRWLARRSRNSARGRPALRLALGAIGARGGEATSVVLSLGLGLSVLAAVGQIDGNLRNAFNDELPDVAPSYFFVDIQPNQIEGFRDRLDNDPAVSRVDAAPMLRGIITAINGIPADEFADGHWVVQGDRGVTYDSTLPDNTTITAGEWWPEDYTGPPLISFSAEEAAEIGLQIGDEMTVNILGRNITGTVASFREVTWEDAGIGFVLSMNEAALAGAPHSWISTVYAEEEAEAQILRDLATAYPNITAIRIRDAIAQVATLVEGISAATRYGALATLVTGFLVLIGAAAAGERARTFEAAVLKTIGATRSRIISSFALRAALLGLAAGVVALAAGILGGWAVQTFIMENDYTVVWGNALSIIGGGILVSLLAGLGFAARPLSAKPAQVLRARE, from the coding sequence ATGAGTCTGCGTCTTGCCGCCACCTTTGCACGACGCGAATTGCGCGGCGGCCTGCGCGGCTTTCGCGTGTTTCTCGCCTGTCTGGCCCTCGGCGTCGCCGCGATTGCAGCCGTTGGGACAGTCCGCGCGGGCATTTCTGCGGGGTTGACCGAAAAGGGGGCGGAACTGCTTGGCGGCGATGTCGAGGCGCGGTTTACCTACCGCTTTGCCAGCCCGCTCGAACGGGCGTTCTTTGAGGACATTTCCGACAACATTGCCGAAGTGGTCGACTTTCGGTCAATGGCCGTTGTCGGTGACGGCGCGGATGCCGAACGTGGCCTGACGCAAGTGATGGCCGTCGACAGCCAATACCCCTTGATCGGTCAGGTTCAACTTGACCCTGACATCCCCCTTCACGACGCCTTTGCCGACAAGGGCGGCGTTATGGAACGTGTCCTGGCTGACCGGCTTGGCCTTGCCCCGGGTGATACCTTCCGCCTTGGGTCTACCGATTTTACGTTGCGCGCGATCCTGCAACGCTACCCCGACAACGCCTCTGGCGGTTTTGGCCTTGGTCCGCGCACGATCGTGCGCACCGCTGATCTGGACGAGTCCGGCCTGATCGCCGAAGGCACCCTGTTTGAGACCCAATACCGCCTTGATCTGCCACCCGATGCCGACCTTGACGCGATGCAGGCGCTTGCACAAGAAACCCTGCCAGATGCAGGCCTGCGCTGGCGCGACAGCAGACGCGGGGCTGGCGGGACAGAAAGGTTCATCGACCGCATCGGCGCTTTTCTGATCCTTGTGGGCCTCTCTGGTCTGGCCGTTGGCGGTGTCGGCGTGAGTGCTGCCGTACGCGCCTATCTGGCCGGTAAGACAGGTACGATTGCGACCCTGAAAACGCTGGGGGCCACCCGGCGCACGATTTTCCTGACGTACTTCCTGCAAATCGGCGCGCTCACGCTTCTTGGGATCACGATCGGCCTGCTTCTTGGTGGCGGCATCCCCGTCCTTTTGGCCCCGCTGATCGAGGCGTCGCTGCCTGTGCCTGCCAACTTTACCTTCAATCCGGCCCCCTTGGCCGAGGCCGCAATTTACGGTCTGTTAGCGGCGCTGATCTTCACCTTGTGGCCACTGGCGCGCACCGATGACATCCGCGCCGCCACGCTTTTCCGCGACGCCTTTGCCAGTGGTGCGGCCCTGCCGCGCTGGCCATATCTGGTCGCCACGCTGGCGCTGGTGGCCGCGCTATTGGGGCTGGCCGCATGGTTTTCCGGCACGGTCTGGCTCACGCTTTGGACCGCAGGCGGGATCACCGGCGCGCTGGCGATCCTGATCCTTGCGGCCCTTGCCATCCGCTGGCTTGCGCGCCGCAGTCGCAACTCCGCCCGCGGCCGTCCGGCCCTGCGGTTGGCCCTTGGCGCCATTGGTGCGCGCGGCGGCGAGGCGACAAGCGTCGTCCTTTCGCTTGGCCTTGGCCTATCGGTGCTGGCAGCCGTCGGCCAGATCGACGGCAACCTGCGCAATGCCTTTAACGACGAACTGCCAGACGTTGCGCCCAGTTACTTTTTTGTTGATATCCAGCCCAACCAGATCGAAGGCTTCCGCGACCGGCTGGACAATGACCCAGCAGTCAGCCGCGTTGACGCCGCCCCCATGCTGCGCGGCATCATCACTGCGATCAACGGCATCCCCGCGGACGAATTTGCTGACGGCCACTGGGTCGTGCAGGGCGACAGGGGTGTCACATACGACAGCACCCTGCCCGACAACACGACGATCACCGCAGGCGAATGGTGGCCCGAGGATTACACCGGCCCGCCACTCATCAGTTTTTCAGCCGAAGAGGCCGCCGAGATTGGCCTGCAAATCGGCGATGAAATGACCGTCAACATCCTTGGCCGCAATATCACCGGCACTGTCGCCTCGTTCCGTGAAGTCACATGGGAAGACGCGGGCATCGGCTTTGTGTTGTCGATGAACGAGGCCGCACTTGCCGGTGCGCCGCACAGCTGGATCAGCACCGTCTACGCCGAGGAAGAGGCAGAAGCGCAGATCCTGCGTGACCTTGCCACGGCCTATCCCAACATAACCGCAATCCGCATCCGCGACGCCATCGCGCAGGTGGCAACCTTGGTCGAAGGTATCTCTGCGGCAACCCGCTATGGCGCTTTGGCGACGCTTGTGACCGGCTTTCTGGTTCTGATCGGGGCCGCCGCCGCGGGCGAACGCGCCCGCACATTTGAAGCCGCCGTGCTAAAAACCATCGGGGCCACGCGGTCGCGGATCATCAGCAGTTTTGCCTTGCGCGCCGCACTTCTGGGGCTTGCAGCGGGCGTCGTGGCGCTGGCGGCTGGTATTCTAGGGGGCTGGGCGGTACAAACTTTCATCATGGAAAATGACTATACCGTTGTCTGGGGAAATGCCTTGTCGATCATCGGCGGTGGTATCCTTGTCTCGCTCCTTGCCGGGCTGGGATTTGCCGCGCGGCCACTGTCCGCCAAACCCGCGCAGGTTCTCAGAGCGCGCGAATGA
- a CDS encoding gamma-glutamylcyclotransferase family protein gives MTGSAFFGYGSLVNTATHDYANPRQATLKGWRRVWQSTTLRDTAFLSVERAADQEIDGLVADVSPAQWTDLDAREAAYARVDVTAALGADQPTVIYRVNANLATATATNTPILLSYLDVVVQGYLHTFGPQGVARFFASTHGWDAPILDDRAAPRYPRRQTLTAQEIALVDACLATRMEVPK, from the coding sequence ATGACCGGGTCCGCATTCTTCGGTTACGGCAGTCTGGTCAACACCGCGACCCATGACTACGCCAATCCGCGACAAGCCACGCTCAAAGGGTGGCGACGGGTCTGGCAATCAACCACCCTGCGCGATACCGCGTTTTTGTCGGTCGAGCGGGCCGCCGATCAGGAAATTGACGGGCTGGTTGCAGACGTCAGCCCCGCCCAATGGACGGACCTCGACGCGCGAGAGGCCGCCTATGCCCGTGTCGACGTCACCGCAGCCCTTGGCGCGGATCAGCCGACCGTCATCTATCGGGTCAATGCCAACCTCGCCACGGCAACGGCGACCAACACGCCGATCCTGCTCAGCTATCTTGATGTGGTCGTGCAGGGGTATCTGCACACCTTTGGCCCGCAAGGCGTGGCGCGCTTCTTTGCGTCGACCCACGGCTGGGACGCCCCGATTCTGGATGACCGCGCCGCACCGCGTTATCCGCGCCGTCAAACGCTGACTGCGCAAGAAATTGCGCTGGTCGATGCTTGCTTAGCGACGCGTATGGAGGTGCCGAAATAG
- a CDS encoding MATE family efflux transporter, with translation MAEDAKFLTGSTLRHVTVMALSSTVGLMAVFLVDFIDMIFIAMLGKAELAAAIGYAGAILFFTGSFGIGIAIACGALVARALGAGEAELARQRATNALIIGAIGGAIFAAIVWAFTPQLVGLLGATGDTQTLAVQFMRVILPSLPILLLGIVGGAVLRAHGDAKRSMWVMIYGGIVNAVLDPILIFGLDLELTGAALASIAARFTIAGSALWAIHKHYGGFGAPTFGSVWHDMKPIMAIAGPAVLTQLATPVGQAYVTRAMSTYGEEAVAGMAIIGRLTPVAFGVIFALSGAVGPIIGQNAGAGKQDRVREAYRDALIFTGAVVLLVSAILFGLRGPLAWLFQLDGVALQLVFLFAGPLSLLWFFNGMVFVSNAACNNLGHPFYSTWVNWGRHTLGTIPFVMLFAWWFGAAGVLIGQAVGGVVFGLIAGFIANRVIAMGADDKRGPFEKQLTLFRHLHTRR, from the coding sequence ATGGCCGAAGACGCCAAATTTCTGACCGGCAGCACGCTGCGCCACGTGACTGTCATGGCGCTCAGCAGCACAGTGGGCCTGATGGCCGTGTTTCTGGTCGACTTCATTGACATGATTTTCATCGCCATGCTGGGCAAGGCAGAGCTCGCAGCAGCGATCGGATATGCAGGCGCGATCCTGTTTTTCACAGGCTCTTTCGGGATTGGTATCGCGATTGCCTGCGGTGCGTTGGTGGCCCGCGCGCTTGGCGCGGGCGAGGCAGAGTTGGCGCGACAACGCGCGACAAACGCGTTGATCATCGGTGCGATTGGCGGGGCCATTTTTGCGGCGATTGTCTGGGCGTTCACGCCGCAATTGGTCGGGTTGCTAGGGGCCACCGGGGACACGCAGACGCTGGCGGTGCAATTCATGCGGGTGATCCTGCCAAGCCTGCCCATCCTGCTTTTGGGAATTGTGGGCGGCGCTGTGCTGCGCGCGCATGGCGATGCGAAGCGGTCGATGTGGGTGATGATTTACGGTGGCATCGTCAACGCGGTGCTGGATCCGATCCTGATCTTTGGCCTTGATCTGGAGCTGACCGGGGCCGCGCTGGCCAGCATTGCCGCGCGCTTCACCATCGCCGGTTCCGCGCTCTGGGCGATCCACAAGCACTATGGCGGCTTTGGTGCGCCGACATTTGGCAGCGTCTGGCACGATATGAAACCGATTATGGCAATCGCAGGCCCGGCGGTGCTCACGCAACTCGCCACACCTGTGGGTCAGGCTTATGTCACCCGCGCGATGTCGACCTATGGTGAAGAGGCCGTGGCGGGCATGGCGATTATCGGGCGTTTGACCCCGGTGGCCTTTGGCGTCATCTTCGCCCTCTCTGGGGCGGTTGGGCCGATCATTGGGCAAAACGCAGGGGCTGGAAAGCAGGACCGGGTGCGAGAGGCTTATCGGGACGCGCTGATCTTTACCGGGGCGGTCGTGCTGTTGGTGTCGGCCATTTTGTTCGGATTGCGTGGGCCGCTGGCTTGGCTGTTCCAGTTGGACGGGGTCGCGCTGCAACTGGTGTTCCTGTTCGCCGGGCCGCTTTCGCTTTTGTGGTTTTTCAATGGGATGGTCTTTGTCAGCAACGCGGCCTGCAATAATCTTGGGCATCCGTTCTATTCGACCTGGGTCAATTGGGGCCGACATACGTTGGGAACTATCCCCTTTGTGATGCTGTTTGCATGGTGGTTTGGTGCGGCGGGCGTGTTGATCGGACAAGCCGTGGGCGGCGTCGTCTTTGGCCTGATCGCAGGTTTCATTGCCAACCGCGTAATCGCGATGGGTGCTGACGATAAACGCGGGCCGTTCGAGAAACAGCTGACGCTATTTCGGCACCTCCATACGCGTCGCTAA
- a CDS encoding MerR family transcriptional regulator: protein MRIGELAKRSGLSRDTLRFYERQGLIGSAPEPGKTNNYRQYPDETLITLEWIAEAQAAGLTLAELTVLLGQLEADAGEDFDGFAFLDARIAEVEARIARSKRFLATLMQTRDALARAPYSD, encoded by the coding sequence GAATTGGCGAAGCGGTCCGGGCTCAGCCGGGACACGTTGCGGTTTTACGAGCGGCAAGGGCTGATTGGCTCTGCGCCCGAGCCGGGAAAGACCAACAATTACCGGCAGTACCCCGATGAAACCTTGATCACGCTGGAATGGATTGCAGAGGCGCAAGCGGCGGGGCTGACGCTTGCTGAATTGACGGTTCTGCTGGGGCAGTTGGAGGCGGATGCGGGAGAGGATTTTGACGGTTTTGCTTTCCTTGATGCGCGGATTGCAGAGGTGGAGGCGCGAATCGCACGGTCAAAGCGGTTTTTGGCGACGCTGATGCAGACGCGCGATGCTCTGGCGCGGGCGCCTTATTCAGATTAG